The following are from one region of the Silene latifolia isolate original U9 population chromosome 9, ASM4854445v1, whole genome shotgun sequence genome:
- the LOC141600984 gene encoding uncharacterized protein LOC141600984 encodes MIHGFNLNGERAVGMIRVNLTMGDLSSDTLFHVMDGKTSFKLLLGRPWKHENGVIASTLHQCLKYYRGGERKIDGDAKPFSKVDSFFTDAKFFEENGTSSEFMPTTISSTGKGGKREKNIIKEDEAATPAKENDVKKDVDKVNKTATPVASPKKQETPQKTTPPVLRYIPKSRRKDGESPFAECLTPKIEPKDKKSSPVFKRGMGSQSRYTSTKAGLGYESPAPVKIGARRKGATTSSQHITVEEVEENEGEEKMHPSSVFDRISPPAEKCRPSIFTRLGRPSASTKHISAVHQNDLDRLGAPKKNSGKDRPLSTSATQNEEEVRVSDDLRSAIPSRMKRMQVVDIIQHEPLKARRRVLVLRPEKNAEELVPQLVPSSSRPCDTKKSCDLEITTSSYHITVEEIADENEEVEADEAPETLEDGGQSTVDELKELNLGTIEDPRPIYVSALLTKEEEEEYYKLLVEYKDVFAWSYKEMPGLSPKIAVHRLAIKKGTNPKKQPQRRFRPELVPEIEKEVNKLIEAGFIREVKYSTWIANIVPIEKEEWTSCTSICVDLRDLNDACPKDDFPLRF; translated from the exons atgattcatggtttcaacttgaatgggGAGCGCGCAGTTGGCATGATCCGCGTGAACCTTACCATGGGTGATCTTTCTTCCGACACGTTGTTCCATGTCATGGATGGCAAGACATCGTTCAAACTATTGCTGGGACGACCTTGGAAGCACGAAAACGGAGTTATCgcctcaaccctccatcaatgcTTGAAATATTATCGTGGTGGTGAAAGGAAGATAGACGGAGACGCCAAACCCTTCTCTAAGGTCGACTCTTTCTTCACTGACGCAAAATTCTTTGAAGAGAATGGTACTTCCAGTGAGttcatgccaaccaccatctcttcaaCAGGAAAAGGAGGTAAGCGGGAAAAGAACATCATCAAAGAAGATGAAGCTGCAACTCCTGCTAAAGAAAATGATGTTAAGAAAGATGTAGACAAGGTCAACAAAACAGCTACTCCTGTTGCATCACCCAAGAAGCAAGAGACGCCGCAGAAAACTACACCACCAGTACTACGCTACATCCCGAAGTCTCGCCGCAAAGATGGGGAGAGTCCTTTTGCAGAGTGTCTAACACCAAAGATAGAGCCTAAGGATAAAAAGTCAAGTCCGGTGTTCAAGCGGGGAATGGGTAGCCAAAGTCGTTACACCTctaccaa ggccgggctcggatatgagtCTCCTGCGCCTGTGAAGATTGGTGCTCGTAGAAAAGGGGCTACTACGTCTTCTCAGCACATCACAGTAGAAGAGGTCGAAGAAAATGAAGGAGAGGAAAAGATGCATCCATCTTCAGTCTTCGATCGAATAAGTCCACCTGCAGAGAAGTGTCGCCCTTCTATATTCACAAGGTTAGGGAGACCAAGTGCTTCAACCAAACACATTTCT GCGGTCCATCAAAACGATCTTGATCGATTAGGGGCTCCCAAGAAGAATAGTGGCAAGGATCGTCCTCTCTCAACTTCTGCAacacaaaatgaagaagaagtaagAGTAAGCGATGACTTGAGAAGCGCAATACCATCTCGCATGAAGCGTATGCAAGTAGTGGATATCATCCAACATGAGCCACTCAAAGCAAGGAGGCGCGTACTAGTTCTTCGACCAGAAAAGAATGCCGAAGAGCTTGTGCCTCAGCTTGTGCCTTCATCTTCACGTCCCTGTGATACAAAGAAATCATGTGACTTAGAAATTACAACGTCGTCATATCACATCACAGTAGAAGAGATAGCTGATGAGAACGAAGAAGTTGAGGCGGATGAAGCCCCTGAAACACTTGAAGACGGGGGGCAATCGACTGTAGATGAACTCAAGGAACTCAACTTGGGAACTATTGAAGATCCTCGGCCCATTTATGTCAGTGCTCTGTtgactaaggaagaagaagaggagtactACAAGTTATTGGTCGAGTACAAGGATGTCTTCGCTTGGAGCTATAAGGAGATGCCTGGACTCAGCCCAAAAATTGCAGTTCATCGTCTAGCAATCAAGAAAGGCACCAATCCCAAAAAGCAACCTCAACGTCGTTTCAGGCCGGAGCTTGTACCTGAAATTGAAAAGGAAGTCAATAAACTTATTGAAGCAGGTTTCATTCGAGAAGTCAAATATTCTACTTGGATAGCAAACATTGTCCCGATCGAGAAAGAAGAATGGACAAGCTGCACAAGCATATGTGTCGACTTGAGAGACCTTAATGATGCATGCccaaaggatgacttccctttgcgATTCTGA
- the LOC141600985 gene encoding uncharacterized protein LOC141600985, with amino-acid sequence MCAQEIEDRKERALYYLSRTLVGAELNYAPIEKICLALVFAIQKLRHYMQAHTIHVVSKADPIKYILSRPVLSGRLAKWAMLLKQYDLVFVPQKAVKGQAIADFFVDHPVPVEWEISDDLPGEEIFYVDVLPPWQMYFDGAARQDGDGAGAGVVFVTPQNHLMPYAFTLTQLCTNNMAEYQALILGLQMAIEIGVRDMDIYGDSELVVNQVLGEYEVKKEDLIPYHQRALQLLNQLDDIHVGHVPRSANKLADALANLAATLAQRGEESMQVPIATVGRIFA; translated from the coding sequence ATGTgtgctcaagaaattgaagaccgcAAGGAGAGAGCACTCTACTACCTGAGTCGTACCTTGGTTGGAGCTGAGTTGAATTACGCGCCTATAGAGAAGATATGTCTTGCTTTGGTGTTTGCCATCCAGAAGTTGAGGCACTATATGCAGGCGCATACCATACATGTGGTCTCAAAAGCTgatccaatcaagtacatactctcaagACCAGTCTTGTCTGGAAGACTTGCGAAATGGGCAATGTTGCTTAAGCAGTATGACTTGGTGTTCGTGCCTCAAAAGGCTGTGAAAGGTCAAGCTATCGCCGACTTCTTTGTTGATCATCCAGTGCCAGTAGAGTGGGAAATTTCAGATGACCTCCCAGGAGAAGAAATTTTCTATGTGGACGTCCTACCTCCATGGCAAATGTACTTTGACGGGGCTGCAAGGCAAGATGGAGATGGAGCTGGAGCTGGAGTTGTAttcgtaactccacaaaatcatcttATGCCATATGCCTTTACACTCACTCAGTTGTGTACAAATAATATGGCAGAATACCAAGCCCTTATACTCGGCCTTCAAATGGCGATTGAAATTGGCGTCAGGGATATGGACATCTACGGAGACTCAGAGTTAGTGGTCAACCAAGTCCTTGGTGAATATGAAGTGAAAAAGGAAGACTTGATCCCTTACCATCAACGGGCATTACAACTGCTGAATCAACTTGACGACATCCATGTTGGTCATGTACcaaggagtgccaataagttggcCGACGCGCTTGCTAATCTTGCAGCCACTTTGGCACAAAGGGGCGAAGAGTCTATGCAAGTCCCGATCGCAACCGTTGGGCGTATCTTTGCTTGA